The DNA region TCTCAGCTTCGAACACCAAGGAACGAGCCATGCCCAAGACGGCATACGTGCGCACCAAGCCGCACCTGAACATCGGCACCATGGGCCACGTCGACCACGGCAAGACCACCCTGACCGCGGCCATCACCAAGGTCCTCAGCGACCGGGGCAGCGGTACCTTCGTGCCGTTCGACCGGATCGACCGGGCGCCCGAGGAGGCGCAGCGCGGCATCACCATCAACATCTCGCACGTCGAGTACGAGACGGACACCCGGCACTACGCGCACGTCGACATGCCCGGACACGCCGACTACATCAAGAACATGGTCACCGGAGCGGCGCAGCTCGACGGCGCGATCCTGGTCGTCTCCGCGCTCGACGGCATCATGCCGCAGACCGCGGAGCACGTCCTGCTGGCCCGTCAGGTCGGTGTCGACCACATCGTCGTCGCCCTCAACAAGGCCGACGCCGCCGGCGACGGCGAGGACTCGGTGCTGACCGACCTGGTCGAGCTCGAGGTCCGCGAGCTGCTCTCCGCACACGGATACGGAGGGGAGACGCTGCCCGTCGTCCGGGTGTCCGGCCTCAAGGCCCTGGAGGGCGACCCGCAGTGGACGGCCTCCATCGAGAGCCTGCTGGACGCCGTCGACACGTACGTACCGATGCCGGTGCGCTACACCGACGCGCCGTTCCTGCTCTCGGTGGAGAACGTCCTGACCATCACGGGCCGCGGCACGGTCGTCACCGGCGCCGTCGAGCGCGGCACGGTGCGCGTGGGGGACCGGGTGTCGGTGCTCGGCGCGGACGTCGAGACGGTCGTCACCGGCCTGGAGACCTTCGGGAAGCCGATGGAGTCCGCGGAGGCGGGGGACAACGTCGCGCTGCTGCTGCGCGGGGTCGAGCGCGACCGGGTCCGCCGCGGCCACGTGGTGGCGGCGCCCGGCAGCGTCACACCCAGGCGGCGCTTCACCGCTCAGGTGTACGTCCTGTCGGCGCGCGAGGGCGGCCGCAGTACCCCGGTCACCACGGGATACCGGCCGCAGTTCTACATCCGCACGGCGGACGTCGTCGGAGACGTCGACCTGGGGGAGGCGGCGGTGGCACGGCCCGGTGACACCGTCACCATGACGATCGAGCTCGGCCGCGACGTCCCGCTGGAGCCGGGACTGGGCTTCGCGATCCGTGAGGGCGGCAGGACGGTCGGCGCCGGCACGGTGACCGGCCTCCTCGA from Streptomyces sp. B1I3 includes:
- the tuf gene encoding elongation factor Tu, whose translation is MPKTAYVRTKPHLNIGTMGHVDHGKTTLTAAITKVLSDRGSGTFVPFDRIDRAPEEAQRGITINISHVEYETDTRHYAHVDMPGHADYIKNMVTGAAQLDGAILVVSALDGIMPQTAEHVLLARQVGVDHIVVALNKADAAGDGEDSVLTDLVELEVRELLSAHGYGGETLPVVRVSGLKALEGDPQWTASIESLLDAVDTYVPMPVRYTDAPFLLSVENVLTITGRGTVVTGAVERGTVRVGDRVSVLGADVETVVTGLETFGKPMESAEAGDNVALLLRGVERDRVRRGHVVAAPGSVTPRRRFTAQVYVLSAREGGRSTPVTTGYRPQFYIRTADVVGDVDLGEAAVARPGDTVTMTIELGRDVPLEPGLGFAIREGGRTVGAGTVTGLLDG